The following coding sequences lie in one Haematobia irritans isolate KBUSLIRL chromosome 3, ASM5000362v1, whole genome shotgun sequence genomic window:
- the LOC142229841 gene encoding LIRP-like, producing the protein MTFSQFKISQSVLNLTTSTLLLVIGFIVIISLPTPAHTQPLTAHARNVPHQRYCSSSLFEAIRAICNGRYNSLSNVYPESFGNQNRASLLRRLVPDDDVIYRPSLGGPVHECCRHPCGYAELQSYCAD; encoded by the exons ATGACGTTTTCCCAATTCAAAATATCCCAAAGTGTGTTGAACTTAACGACAAGCACACTCCTTTTAGTCATAGGCTTTATTGTGATAATATCCCTGCCAACACCTGCCCACACACAACCGCTTACAGCGCATGCGCGAAACGTACCGCACCAGCGCTACTGCAGTTCATCGTTATTTGAAGCCATACGAGCGATATGTAATGGTCGTTACAATTCCCTCTCAAATGTCTATC CCGAAAGTTTTGGCAATCAAAATAGGGCCAGCCTTTTGAGACGTTTGGTACCGGATGACGATGTCATATACAGACCCTCATTGGGTGGACCAGTACATGAGTGTTGCCGTCATCCTTGTGGCTATGCAGAACTGCAGTCATATTGTGCGGATTAA